The genome window TGGCTGGAGGAATTGAAAGCGGTTCTCTTGTTGGAAAAGCCTTGGTTAAAGATTATTGGAATAAGGCTTTAACTAAATTTCCTGATTTACATTTTGAGCTGATTGAAGTTACATCTGGCGTCAATTCAGTCGCTTTATATTACAAATCTATTATGGGAAAAATGGCAATTGAAGTTATGTTTTTCAATGATAAAGGATTGGTAAATAAAATGATAGCGCATTATACTAATTAAGAAAAATGAAAATAGTAATCATAAATTACGGAGCAGGAAATATCCAAAGCATTATGTTTGCCATCGAGAGATTGGGATTCAAAGCCGTTTTGAGTAATGATCCTGAGGAAATAAAAAAGGCAGACAAAGTGATTTTCCCTGGAGTGGGAGAGGCGAGTTATGCTATGATGATGCTCAAAAAAAGTGGATTAGACACTTTGATTCCGACACTACAACAACCCGTTTTGGGAATTTGTTTAGGAATGCAGTTGATGTGTAACCGTTCTGAAGAAGGAAACACAGAAGGTTTGGGAATCTTTGATGTAGATGTTATTAAATTTTCGCCAAAAGTAAAAGTGCCTCAAATGGGTTGGAATATCATTTACAACCTAAAATCGGATTTATTCAAAGATGTGGCCGAAAAGGAATATATGTATTTGGTTCATAGTTTTTATGCGCCTATTTGCAAAGAAACCATTGCAACCACTGATTATGACGTTGAGTATTCTTCGGCTCTGGAAAATAACAATTTC of Flavobacterium marginilacus contains these proteins:
- a CDS encoding nuclear transport factor 2 family protein; the protein is MDAQKFASEWIESWNSHDLDDILNHYSEDIEITTPMIKLAGGIESGSLVGKALVKDYWNKALTKFPDLHFELIEVTSGVNSVALYYKSIMGKMAIEVMFFNDKGLVNKMIAHYTN
- the hisH gene encoding imidazole glycerol phosphate synthase subunit HisH, with product MKIVIINYGAGNIQSIMFAIERLGFKAVLSNDPEEIKKADKVIFPGVGEASYAMMMLKKSGLDTLIPTLQQPVLGICLGMQLMCNRSEEGNTEGLGIFDVDVIKFSPKVKVPQMGWNIIYNLKSDLFKDVAEKEYMYLVHSFYAPICKETIATTDYDVEYSSALENNNFYGTQFHPEKSGDVGEQILGNFLKL